One region of Nitrospirota bacterium genomic DNA includes:
- a CDS encoding sodium/solute symporter (Members of the Solute:Sodium Symporter (SSS), TC 2.A.21 as described in tcdb.org, catalyze solute:Na+ symport. Known solutes for members of the family include sugars, amino acids, nucleosides, inositols, vitamins, urea or anions, depending on the system.): protein MPQTIIGQTNPVAIMFFLMFVISTLGITYWAAKRTRTTKDFYAAGRSITGFQNGLALAGDYMSAASFLGIAGLVSTRGYDGLIYSVGWLVGWPIIMFLISEPLRNLGKYTFADVVAYRLQQRPIRAAAATGSLVVVITYLIAQMVGAGTLIKLMFGLPFEVAIIATGSLMILYVLFGGMIATTWVQIIKAVLLLSGATLLVIMTLYKFGFSYGELFGQASKLYGAKFLEPGGLVTSPIDAFSLGLALMFGTAGLPHILMRFYTVPDAKQARKSVFVATGFIGYFYILTVTIGFGAAVLVGQKAIMAIDKGGNMAGPMLAEALGGNLFLGFLSAVAFATILAVVSGLTLAGASALSHDLFVGVIRRGVAAEKEEVKVAKISTVGLGIVAILLGIFFKGQNVAFLVGLTFAIAASANFPALLLSITWKKLTTYGVVWSIYTGVIVATVLIILSPTVWVDIIHKEAKTQVEVRMKEADTAMATVDTQIAEMQKQVISADALGKMKKKEKAAAEKRNAALQTSVSAKAMEKEQLAAEKKEAGSTMPKAIFPLKNPGIYSMAAAFLMAFLVSIINPEKAAEDKFAGVKVREYLGIGSEE from the coding sequence ATGCCACAGACAATCATTGGACAGACAAACCCCGTTGCGATCATGTTCTTTCTTATGTTCGTGATCAGCACCCTCGGCATCACATACTGGGCTGCCAAACGGACAAGGACCACAAAAGATTTCTACGCAGCGGGCAGGAGCATCACCGGTTTCCAGAACGGGCTCGCCCTTGCCGGCGACTATATGAGCGCCGCGTCGTTCCTCGGGATCGCCGGCCTGGTGTCGACGAGAGGCTATGACGGCCTCATCTACTCGGTGGGCTGGCTTGTGGGATGGCCCATCATCATGTTCCTGATCTCGGAACCGCTCCGGAACCTCGGGAAATACACCTTCGCCGACGTGGTCGCGTACCGTCTGCAGCAGCGCCCCATCCGGGCGGCAGCCGCTACCGGATCGCTCGTCGTCGTGATCACCTACCTGATCGCGCAGATGGTGGGAGCCGGGACCCTGATTAAGCTCATGTTCGGATTGCCCTTTGAGGTCGCGATCATTGCGACCGGATCGCTTATGATTCTCTACGTGCTCTTCGGCGGCATGATCGCAACAACGTGGGTGCAGATCATCAAGGCGGTCCTCCTCCTGAGCGGCGCCACGCTGCTCGTGATCATGACCCTGTACAAGTTCGGGTTCAGCTACGGCGAGCTGTTCGGCCAGGCAAGCAAGCTTTACGGCGCAAAGTTCCTCGAGCCGGGCGGCCTGGTGACAAGCCCCATTGACGCCTTCTCACTCGGCCTCGCCCTCATGTTCGGCACGGCGGGTCTCCCGCACATCCTGATGCGGTTCTACACCGTGCCCGATGCCAAACAGGCGAGAAAGTCCGTGTTTGTGGCCACCGGGTTCATCGGCTACTTCTACATCCTGACCGTGACCATCGGCTTCGGCGCCGCGGTACTCGTGGGCCAGAAGGCCATCATGGCCATTGACAAGGGCGGCAATATGGCCGGCCCGATGCTCGCCGAGGCGCTCGGTGGAAATCTTTTTCTCGGGTTTCTGTCGGCCGTGGCATTCGCCACGATCCTCGCCGTGGTCTCCGGCCTGACGCTCGCGGGCGCATCGGCGCTCTCCCATGACCTGTTCGTGGGCGTGATCCGGCGCGGAGTTGCGGCGGAGAAGGAAGAAGTGAAGGTTGCCAAGATCTCCACGGTCGGCCTGGGCATCGTCGCGATTCTGCTCGGGATCTTCTTTAAAGGACAGAACGTCGCGTTCCTGGTCGGCCTGACCTTTGCCATCGCGGCAAGCGCGAACTTCCCGGCGCTGCTCCTCTCCATCACCTGGAAGAAACTCACCACCTACGGGGTCGTCTGGAGCATCTATACCGGCGTTATCGTGGCGACGGTGCTGATTATCCTGAGCCCGACCGTCTGGGTGGATATCATTCACAAGGAAGCTAAAACGCAAGTCGAGGTCCGGATGAAAGAGGCCGATACGGCCATGGCAACGGTTGATACCCAGATCGCGGAGATGCAGAAGCAGGTCATCAGCGCCGACGCTCTCGGCAAGATGAAGAAGAAGGAAAAGGCGGCTGCCGAGAAGCGGAATGCAGCCCTGCAGACATCGGTATCCGCGAAGGCAATGGAAAAGGAGCAGCTGGCAGCCGAGAAAAAGGAAGCAGGCTCCACGATGCCGAAGGCGATCTTCCCGCTCAAGA